From the Gallus gallus isolate bGalGal1 chromosome 36 unlocalized genomic scaffold, bGalGal1.mat.broiler.GRCg7b 36_unloc1, whole genome shotgun sequence genome, the window gggggttgtggggcgtctggggtgtctatggggggctgtggggttatatggggtgtctgtggggggctatggggtgatacggggtgtctatgggggctatggggtgtctgtggggggctgtggggtgatatggggtgtctgtggggggctatggggtgataCGGGGCTTTATAGGGGTCTATGGAGTGATATGGGGTGTCTgaggggggctgtggggtgatatgtggtggttatggggggctatggggtgataAGGGGTGTctggggggggctatggggtgtctggaggggggctgtggggtgatatggggtgtctgtggggggctatggggtgataCGGGGTGTCcatgggggctatggggtgtctGTGATGGCTATGGGGTGTTATAGGGTgtctatggggggctatggggtgatatggggtgtcTGTGTGGTcatatggggcgctatgggggggctgtggggggctgtggggtgatatggggtgtctgtggggggctatggggtgttaTAGGGTgtctatggggggctatgggggggctgtggggcgtctggggtgtctatggggggctgtggggttatatggggtgtctgtggggggctatggggtgatacggggtgtctatgggggctatggggtgtctgtggggggctgtggggtgatatggggtgtctgtggggggctatggggtgataCGGGGCTTTATAGGGGTCTATGGAGTGATATGGGGTGTCTgaggggggctgtggggtgatatgtggtggttatggggggctatggggtgataCGGGGTGTctggggggggctatggggtgtctggggggggggctgtggggtgatatggggtgtctgtggggggctatggggtgatacggggtgtctatgggggctatggggtgtctGTGATGGCTATGGGGTGTTATAGGGTgtctatggggggctatggggtgatatggggtgtctgtggggtcatatggggcgctatggggtgtctgtgggaggctgtggggtgatatggggcgctatggggtgctatggggctctatgatgttctatggggctccatggggcactgtggggctctgtgggacgctgtggggctctatggggcgctatggggctctatgatgctctatggggctctatggtgctctgtggggtctctgtggggctctatggggtggctatggggcgctatggggctctatgatgctctatggggctccattGGGCattgtggggctctgtggggcgctatggggctctatggggtgctatggggctctatgatgctctatggggctctatggtgctCCGTGGGGCattgtggggtctctatggggtgctgtggggtgctatgatgctctatggggctctgtggggcattgtggggctctgtggggctctatgatgctctatggggctctattgggctctgtggggtctctgtggggctctatggggcgctgtggggctctatggggactCTGTGGGactctgtggggctctatggggctctatggggtggctatgggaTGCTATGCGGTTCTATGATGTtctatggggtgctgtggggtgctatggggctctatgatgctctatggggctctgtgaggtCTCTAtgaggctctgtggggctctatggggcgctatggggctctatgatgctctatggggctctatgtggctctatggggcgctatgtggcagtatggggctctgtggggctctatggggctctgtggggtctctgtggggctctatgatgctctatggggcattatggggctctatgatGCTCTGtggtgctctgtggggtctctatggggctctatggggcgctatggggctttgtggggtctctgtggggctctgtggggcgctatggggcgctatgtggcagtatggggctctgtggggctctatggggctctgtggggtctctgtggggctctatgatgctctatggggcattatggggctctatgatGCTCTGtggtgctctgtggggtctctatggggctctatggggcgctatggggctttgtggggtctctgtggggctctgtggggcgctatggggcgctatgtggcagtatggggctctgtggggctctatggggctctgtggggcatTATGGGGCTCTACGATGCTCTATGGTGCTctgtggggtttctatggggctctatggggcgctatggggctttgtggggtctctatggggctctgtggggcgctatggggcgctatggggcggctgtacCCCACAGGACGAGCAGCTGTTGGACGACTCGAAGACGTTGGGCGACTGCGGCTTCACCAGTCAGACCGCCCGGCCGCAGGCGCCCGCAACCGTGGGGCTGGCGCTGCGCAGCGCTGGTGGGTCTGCCCCACAGCTCGttctatggggcggggggggtacgtgtgggggggttgggggttcttatgggggggtttgggggcacttatggggggattgggggcacttatgggggtttgggggcacttatggggggatatgggggttcttatggggggggttgggggcacttatggggcgggggggtacttatgggggggttgggggcacttatgggggtttgggggcacttatggggggattgggggttcttatggggggatatggggttcttatgggggggttgggggcatttatggggcggggggggtacttggggggttgggggcacctatgggggtttgggggcacttatgggggggttgggggcacttatggggcggggggggtacttgtgggggggttgggggcacttatggggggATTGAGGGCATttatggggggattgggggtggttatggggggattgggggcacttatggggcagggagggaggattGGGGGCACTTATGGGTGATTTgagggcacttatggggcggggaggaggggttgggggttcttaaggggggttgggggcacttatggggcggggggggtacgtgtgggggggttgggggttcttatggggggtttgggggcacttatgggggtttgggggcacttatggggggattgggggcacttatgggggattgggggttcttatggggggattgggggttcttatggggggatatggggttcttatgggggggttgggggcatttatggggcggggggggtacttggggggttgggggcacctatgggggtttgggggcacttatgggggggttgggggcacttatggggcgggggggggtacttgtgggggggggtgggggcacttatggggggATTGAGGGCATttatggggggattgggggtggttatgggggggttgggggcacttatggggcagggagggaggattgggggcacttatgggtgatttgggggcacttatggggcggggaggaggggttgggggttcttaaggggggttgggggcacttatggggcagggggggtaCGTGTAGGGGGGTTGGGGGTTcttatgggggggttgggggcattTATGGGGGTTTGGGAGCActtatggggggatatggggttcttatgtgggggttgggggcacttatggggcgggggggggtacttgtggggggtttgggggcacctatgggggtttgggggcacttatggggggattgggggcacttatggggggattgggggttcttatgggggggttgggggcattTATGGGGCGGGGGGTTActtggggggttgggggttcttatggggggatatggagttcttatggggggggttgggggcatttatgggggtttgggggcacttatggggggattgggggcacctatggggccatatggggcatttggggtcattttgatCCATCCTTGAGACACCTATGGGGCACCCGGGTttattttggggccatttggggccattttggggccatttgggcCATTTGGGGCCCATTTGGGGCACCTGGgctcattttggggccattttgggtccattttggggctcatttggggccattttggggccatttggggctcGTTTGGGGCCCATTTGGGGCACCTGGgctcattttggggccattttgggtccgtttggggcattttggggccattttgggtccatttggggcattttggggcCATGTGGGGCTCATTTGGGACACCTGGgctcattttggggccatttgggggcAATTTTGAGGccttttggggccatttggggctcATTTGGTGCAACTGGgctcattttggggccattctgggtccatttgggggcaattttggggccatttggggcacCTGGgctcattttggggccattttgggtccttttggggccatttggggcattttggggccattttggggccatttggggcacCTGGgctcattttggggccattttggggccatttggggcattttggggccattttgggtccatttggggtcattttgatCCATCCTTGAGACACCTATGGGGCACCCGGGTttattttggggccatttggggccattttgggtctATTTGGGGCagttttggggccattttgggcACCTGGgctcattttggggccattttgggtccatttgggggcaattttggggccatttggggcacCTGGgctcattttggggccattttgggtccatttggggcaCCTGGgctcattttggggccattttgggtccatttggggcaCCTGGgctcattttggggccattttgggtccatttgggggcaattttggggccatttggggcacCTGGgctcattttggggccattttgggttcttttggggcattttggggccattttgggtcattttggggcagttttggggccatttggggctcATTTGGGGCACCTGGgctcattttggggccatttgggggcAATTTTGAGGCCATTTGGGGCTCATTTGGTGCAACTGGgctcattttggggccattctgggtccatttgggggcaattttggggccatttggggcacCTGGgctcattttggggccattttgggtccatttggggcaCCTGGgctcattttggggccattttgggtccatttgggggcaattttggggccatttggggcacCTGGgctcattttggggccattttgggttcttttggggcattttggggccattttgggtcattttgaTCCATTCTTGAGACACCTATGGGGCACCCGGCTttattttggggccatttggggccattttgggtctATTTGGGGCagttttggggccatttggggctcATTTGGGGCACCTGGgctcattttggggccatttgggggcAATTTTGAGGCCATTTGGGGCTCATTTGGGGCAACTGGgctcattttggggccattttgggtccatttggggcaCCTGGgctcattttggggccattttgggtcaatttggggccattttggggccatttggggcaaCTGGgctcattttggggccattttgggtccatttggggccatttggggcattttggggcCATCTTGGGTgtatttggggtcattttgatCCATCCTTGAGACACCTATGGGGCACCCGGGTttatttggggccatttggggccattttgggtctATTTGGGGCagttttggggccatttggggcacCTGGgctcattttggggccattttgggtccatttggggccatttggggccatcTTGGGTgtatttggggtcattttgatCCATCCTTGAGACACCTATGGGGCACCCGGGTTTATTTGGGGCCATTTGAGGGCCATTTTGGGTCTATTTGGgacattttggggccattttgggtccgTTTGGGGGCAATTTTGGGGCtatttggggcattttggggccatttggggcagttttggggccatttggggcacCTGGgctcattttggggccatttgggtctatttggggtcattttgatCCATTCTTGAGACACCTATGGGGCACCCGGGTttatttggggccatttggggccattttgggtctatttggggcattttggggccttttggggCTCATTTTGGGACCATTTGGGGGCAATTTTGAGGCCatttggggccttttggggCTCATTTGGGGCAACTGGgctcattttggggccattttggggccattttgggtccatttggggcaCCTGGgctcattttggggccattttgggtccatttggggtcattttgatCCATTCTTGAGACACCTATGGGGCACCCGGGTttatttggggccatttggggccattttgggactatttggggcattttggggcCATGTGGGGCTCATTTGGGACACCTGGGCTCATTTTGGGGCCGTTTTGGGTCTGTTTGGGGGCAATTTTGGGGCCACTTGGGGCACCTGGGTttattttggggccattttgggtcagTTTGGGGGCAATTTTGGGGCTATTTGGGACATTTTGGGCCCATTTGGGGCagttttggggccatttggggcacCTGGgctcattttggggccattttgggtccatttggggtcattttgatCCATCCTTGAGACACCTATGGGGCACCCGGGTTTATTtgggggccatttggggccattttggggtcattttcccccctttttcccccccgCCCCAGATGAATGTTTTGAGGCTCTGCGCATCGACGCCTTCTCCAGCCCCCCCGAGCTCCCGGATGTGATGAAACCTCAGGACTCAGCAGGGGGGGCCAACGAGACCCCCGTCcagtgacccccccccccccccaaaaaaaaccccatatcccccccccaaaaaaaccccaaaaggtttccctccccacccccccttcccATAAATAAAGCTCTGCACGTCGATCCTCTCATAGAGGATCCCATAGAGGGCTccaaaggggatttgggggtcctgtGGGGAGATGGCGGTCCCATGGGGAGATGAGGGTCCCATAAAGGGGTTCAAAGGGAATTTGGGGGTCctgtggggagatgggggtcCCACAGAGGGGATCTGGGGGTCCCATGGGGAGATGAGGGTCCCATAAAGGGGTTCAAAGGGAATTTGGGGGTCctgtggggagatgggggtcCTGTATGGGACTCCCAAtaggatttgggggtcctgaaGGGATTTCAGGGTCCCATAAAAGGGTccaaaggggatttgggggtcgtgtggggagatgggggtcCTATAAGGGAGTCCCAATAGGATTTGGGGGTCTCATGGGGAGATGGGGGTCCTGTATGGGAGTCCCAATAGGATTTGGGGGTCCCATAGAGGGGTccaaaggggatttgggggtcctatAAGGGAGTCCCAATAGGATGTGGGGGTCCcgaggggatttgggggtcccaTAGAGGGGTccaaaggggatttgggggtcctgtggggagatgggggtcCTATAAGGGAGTCCCAATAGGATGTGGGGGTCCcgaggggatttgggggtcccaTAGAGGGGTccaaaggggatttgggggtcctgtggggagatgggggtcCCATAAAGGGGTCCAAAGGGAATTTGGGGGTCCTGTGGGGAGATGAGGGTCCCATAAAGGGGTCCAAAGGGAATTTGGGGGTCctgtggggagatgggggtcCCATAGAGGGGTCCAAAGGGGATCTGGGGGTCCTGTGAGGAGATGGGGGTCCCATAAAGGGGTCCAAAGGGAATTTGGGGGTCCCGTGGGGAGATGAGGGTCCTATAAGGGAGTCCCAATAGGATGTGGGGGTCctgtggggatttgggggtcccaTAGAGGGGTccaaaggggatttgggggtctcATGGGGAGATGTGGGTCCTGTATGGGAGCCCCAATAGGATTTGGGGGTCCCGTGGGGCGCTGTGAGTCCCATAGTAGGGATCTGGGGATCCCATGGGGTGATGTGGGTCCCATAGAAAGGGTctgggggtcccatggggtgATGTGGGTCCCAtagaggggatttgggggtcccaTGGGGAGATGTGGGTCCCATAAAGGGGATctgggggtcccatggggtgATGTGGGTCCCAATAGGATTTGAGGGTTCCTACAGAGGGGATCTGGGGGTCCCATGGGGAGATGTGGGTCCCATAGTGGGGATctgggggtcccatggggtgATGTGGGTCCCATAGAGGGGATCAGGGGGTCCCATGGGGAGATGTGGATCCCATAAAGGGGATctgggggtcccatggggtgATGTGGGTCCCAATAGGATTTGAGGGTTCCTACAGAGGGGATCTGGGGGTCCCATGGGGAAGTGGGGGTCCCATAGAGGGGATCTGGGGGTCCCATGGGGAGATGTGGGTCCCAATAGGATTTGAGGGTTCCTACAGAGGGGATCTGGGGGTCCCATGGGGAGATGTGGGTCCCATAGTGGGGATCTGGGGGTCCCATTGGGAAATGTGGGTCCCATAGAAGGGATCTAGGTTCCAATAGGATCTGGGGGTCCCATGGGGAGATGTGGGTCCCATAGAGGGGATCTGGGTCCCAATAGGATCTGGGGGTCCCATGGGGAGATGGGGGTCCCAtagaggggatgtgggggtcccgtggggcgctgtgggggtACCGAGGCCGCTCCTCCTGCGCTGTGATCCGGGGGGGTCCGGGCGGCACTCCATGCAGATGTGGGGGGCGGTTGGGGGGGCAGTTGGGGGGCAGTAGGGGCAGTTGTGAGGTGGATATGGGGCAAAGGGGGCAGTTGTGGGGCAATAGGAGCGGTTGTGAGGTGGATTTGGGGTAATAGGGGCAGTTGTGGGGCAATAGGGGCAGTTTTGAGGTGGGTGGGGGGTAATAGGGGCAGTTGTGGGGCGAGAGGGGAAGTTGTGGGGCAACAGGAGAATCCTGAGGGCAGATATGGGGCGAATGTGGGGCAAGATGGGCAGTTGTGGGGCAATAAGGGCAGTTGTGAGGTGGATGTGGGGCAATAGGGGCAGTTGTGGGGCAATAGGGGCCATCGTGGGGCAATAGGGGCAGTTGGGGGGCAATAGGGGCCATCGTGGGGCAATAGGGGCAGTTGTGAGGCCATCGTGGGGCAATAGGGGCCATCGTGGAGCAATAGGGGCAGTTGTGGGGCTGAGGTTCCCCATAGATCCCATGTGTGGCCCCACCCCCCAGCCAAGCCCCGCCCCTTCCTTTAAGCCCCGCCCACCCCCGTCTAACCTGCCCAACCTttaggccccgccccctccctcAAGCCCCGCCCACCGCACCGAACCCCGCCCCCTCccttaagccccgcccccaacAGACCACACCCACCGCGTCGACCTTTTCTCTTTATCTGTAAAACGCACAGAAAAGGGGGAGGGGCCAAAGGAGGGGGGCGGGGCTACAGGCGAAAAGGGGGCGGGGTCTGGGGGGAAATGGGCGTGGCTTGAGAAGAAGGGGCGGGGTTTAGAGAAGGGGGTAGTAAAGAAAGGGGGCGGGGTTTAGAAGGGGGCGTGGTTTAGAGAGAAGGGGCGGGGATTAGAGACAATGGGGTTTGGAAAGGGGGCGGGGTTAGGGGAGAAAGGGGCGGGGTTTAGAAAGAAGGGTGGGGTTTAGAAAGGGGTGGGGTTTAGAAAGAAAGGGGGCGGGGTTTAGAGAGAAGGGGTGTGGTTTAGGGAGACGAGGGCGTGGCTTGTGGAGGAATGGGCGTGGCTTGGGGGGAAATGAGGTGTGGCCTGTGGAGAAATGGGCGTGGTTTAAGGAGAAATGGGGCGTGGCTTAGAGGGAAAAGGGGCGTGGTTTGGGGAGAAAGGGGGCGGGGCCCGGCTCCGGGGGAGCTGCAAAGAGAAGAGATGAGGGGtgagggggggaggagggggggaagggggcggggcttcgtgCCCCACGGCTCCACCCCACGGCTCTGCCCCACGGCGCTGCCCCACGGCGCCGCCCCACACCTACCGGCCGGCCGCCGTGGGGCCGGGGAGAGGCTGCGGTGTTTTCCTCGGCGCGGGGCGGCAGCCGGCGGCGCTGCGGGGATAGGGGTCAGCCCGCCCCACGGCGCGCCCCACACGGCCCTGCCGGCCCCACACtgcgccccatagatccctcccttcccctcccctcccgccccccaaccccaattAACCCCAATTATCCCTTCCCTCCGTTCCTCCCTTCCCGCAGAGGCTCGGAGCGGCCCCACACATcttctgccccatagatctgccctcagcagccccataacccattcccagccccatagatctgctatcagccccatagccgccccacagatcccccaccagccccataacccactcccagccccatagatctgcTGTCAGCCCCATAGATTCCCTACCAGCCCCACGacccactcccagccccatagattccctaccagccccataacccactcccagccccatagattcCCTACCAGCCCCACgacccacccccagccccacagatcccatgccagccccataacccactaccagccccatagatccctaccagccccataacccactcccagccccatagattcCCTACCAGCCCCACgacccacccccagccccatagattccctaccagccccatagccaccccacaTATCCCCTaccagccccatagccaccccacaGATCTCCTAccagccccataaccaccccataaaTCCCCTACCAGTCCCATAAcccactgccagccccacaGATACCCaaccagccccacagccgccccatagatcccctaccagccccataacccactcccagccccacagataaGCTatcagccccacagatcccctaCCAACCCCATAGtcaccccatagatcccctaccagccccatagatcccccgccagccccataaccacccaTAGATCCCCTAGCAGCCCCATAacccactcccagccccataacccactgccagccccataaccaccccatagatTCCCTACCAGCCCCATAACCCACTgccagccccatagatcccctacCAGCCCCATAGCACGGAGGCCCTGGGCTGCGCCCCCATCTCGCCCCACAAGTGTGGGGCAGGCAGCCTTTGAGCCCCATAAGTGACCATCAACCCCAGCCCAGAAGCAccgctctgccccacagctctgccccatagatccgccCCACAGCCTGCCCCACAAGTGCCGTgccagctgccccacagccacctctgccccatagatccaccccccagcacacagctctaccccatagaccccacagaccccacagctctgccccacagaccccacagaccccatagctctgccccatagaccccacagaccccacagctatgccccacagaccccatagctctgccccataaaccccacagaccccatagctctgccccacagatcccatagctctgccccatagaccccacagctctgccccacagatcccatagCTCTACTccacagaccccacagaccccatagctctgccccacagaccccacagaccccatagctctgccccacagaccccacagaccccatagctctgcccccCAAGTGCGCACTGCATGCACCCCATAGATTGAAGCACAGCTCAACAGGGAACAGGGAGCGCCCCACAGATCCAGCCCCACAGATCTGACCCCACAGATACCAGTGAGCCCCACAGATCCGACCCCATAgatccagccccatagatatCAGTGAGCCCCACAGACCTGACCCCATAGATCTTAATGAGCCCCACAGATCCGACCCCATAGACATCAGTGAGCCCCACAGATCCGACCCCATAgatccagccccatagatatCAGTGAGCCCCACAGATCCAACCCCATAGATCTCAATGAGCCCCACAGATGTGACCCCACAGATCCGACCCCAACGGGCCCCATAGATACAGCCAACACAACAGGGAACTCAATCACCCCACAAATCCCACCCCATGGGCCCCACAGATCCTAACagaccccacagatcccaccCCACAGGCCCCATAGATCCAACCCCACGGGCCCCACATGTCCTAacagaccccatagatcctaACAGACCCCACAGATCCTAACAGATCCCATAGATCCCACACCGTGGGCCCCACAGATCCTAACAGATCCCATAGATCCCACCCCACGGGCCCCATAGATCCATAGGAACACTCACTCACCCCATAGATCCAACCCCACAGGCCCCATAGATCCAACAAACAACACTAACACcgccccacagatcccataAGAGTGGGCCCCATAGACGGACACCCCCTGGGCCCCATAGATCCAACCCTAAAAGACTCCATAGATCCAATCCTAacagaccccatagatcccacccCACGGGCCCCATAGATCCTAacagaccccatagatcctaacagaccccacagaccccatagatccaACCCAACGGGCCCCACGGATCCAACAAACAACACTAACATcaccccacagatcccataAGAGTGGGCCCCATAGACCGCCACCCCCTGGGCCCCATAGATCCAACCCCACGGGCCCCATAGATCCTAACAGACCCCATAGGTCCCACCCCACAGGCCCCATAGATCCAACCCCACAGGCCCCACAGATCCATAAGAACACTACCAtcaccccatagatcccataagACTGGATCCTATACACGGACACCCCCTGGGCCCCATAGATCCAAGCCCATGGGCCCCATAGATCCATAGGAACACTCACCCCATAGATCCAACCCCACAGGCCCCATAGATCCAACCCCACGGGCCCCATAGATCCAACAAACAACACTAACACcgccccacagatcccataAGAGTGGGCCCCATAGACCGACACCCCACGGGCCCCATAGATCCAACCCCATGGGCCCCACAGATCCTAacagaccccatagatccaACCCCACGGGCCCCACAGATCCAACAAACAACACTAACATcgccccacagatcccataAGAGTGGGCCCCATAGACCGACACCCCCTGGGCCCCATAGATCCAACCCCACGGGCCCCACAGATCCATAGGAACACTACCAtcaccccatagatcccataagAGTGGGTCCTATACGCGGACACCCCCTGGGCCCCATAGATCCAACCCCATGGGCCCCACAGATCCAACCCCATGGGCCCTACAGATCCATAGGAACACTCACTCACCCCATAGATCCAACCACATGGGCCCCACAGATCCAACCCCACGAGCCCCACAGATCCAACAAACAACACTAACATCACCCCACAGATCCCGTAAGAGTGGGCCCCATAGAC encodes:
- the ELOB gene encoding elongin-B; this translates as MDVFLMIRRHKTTIFTDAKESSTVLELKRIVEGILKRPPEEQRLYKDEQLLDDSKTLGDCGFTSQTARPQAPATVGLALRSADECFEALRIDAFSSPPELPDVMKPQDSAGGANETPVQ